The following proteins are co-located in the Schistocerca nitens isolate TAMUIC-IGC-003100 chromosome 2, iqSchNite1.1, whole genome shotgun sequence genome:
- the LOC126236125 gene encoding 28S ribosomal protein S10, mitochondrial isoform X1, which translates to MNKMLAVAALAGKCKQLLMPLQHDVPVSISSRLNLSIISSFCTSTNPVTTKSALQEEELDKLYKILEIEVRGNDPAVLKSYETFATMAARELGITVGECWSPRKAHHERLTLLKSIHIYKKHRVQYEVRTYFRFMQFLRLTGSTADTFLEYIQRNLPEGIAMKATRVEVQQLPPHLHPTAILESIQQQQQEQQQQQEQQQQQEIQQQ; encoded by the exons ATGAACAAAATGTTG GCAGTAGCAGCACTTGCTGGCAAGTGTAAGCAGCTACTGATGCCCCTTCAACATGATGTGCCAGTTTCGATTTCCAGCAGATTGAACTTGAGTATTATTAGTAGCTTCTGTACATCAACAAATCCTGTAACTACCAAATCAGCACTACAG GAAGAGGAGCTAGACAAACTGTATAAAATTTTGGAAATAGAAGTTCGAGGAAATGACCCTGCAGTTCTAAAGAGCTATGAGACCTTTGCAACAATGGCAGCTCGTGAATTGGGAATCACAGTGGGAGAGTG CTGGTCGCCACGCAAGGCACACCATGAGAGGCTGACTCTGCTGAAGTCAATACATATCTACAAGAAACACCGTGTTCAATATGAGGTTCGAACATACTTCCGTTTCATGCAGTTCCTACGGCTCACCGGTTCTACTGCAGACACGTTTCTTGAATACATCCAGCGTAACCTTCCAGAAGGCATAGCCATGAAAGCAACTAGGGTTGAGGTGCAGCAGCTACCTCCACATTTACATCCCACTGCAATTCTGGAAAGTattcaacagcagcagcaggaacaacagcagcagcaggaacaacagcagcagcaagagaTTCAACAGCAGTAG
- the LOC126236125 gene encoding 28S ribosomal protein S10, mitochondrial isoform X2, which translates to MPLQHDVPVSISSRLNLSIISSFCTSTNPVTTKSALQEEELDKLYKILEIEVRGNDPAVLKSYETFATMAARELGITVGECWSPRKAHHERLTLLKSIHIYKKHRVQYEVRTYFRFMQFLRLTGSTADTFLEYIQRNLPEGIAMKATRVEVQQLPPHLHPTAILESIQQQQQEQQQQQEQQQQQEIQQQ; encoded by the exons ATGCCCCTTCAACATGATGTGCCAGTTTCGATTTCCAGCAGATTGAACTTGAGTATTATTAGTAGCTTCTGTACATCAACAAATCCTGTAACTACCAAATCAGCACTACAG GAAGAGGAGCTAGACAAACTGTATAAAATTTTGGAAATAGAAGTTCGAGGAAATGACCCTGCAGTTCTAAAGAGCTATGAGACCTTTGCAACAATGGCAGCTCGTGAATTGGGAATCACAGTGGGAGAGTG CTGGTCGCCACGCAAGGCACACCATGAGAGGCTGACTCTGCTGAAGTCAATACATATCTACAAGAAACACCGTGTTCAATATGAGGTTCGAACATACTTCCGTTTCATGCAGTTCCTACGGCTCACCGGTTCTACTGCAGACACGTTTCTTGAATACATCCAGCGTAACCTTCCAGAAGGCATAGCCATGAAAGCAACTAGGGTTGAGGTGCAGCAGCTACCTCCACATTTACATCCCACTGCAATTCTGGAAAGTattcaacagcagcagcaggaacaacagcagcagcaggaacaacagcagcagcaagagaTTCAACAGCAGTAG